The Esox lucius isolate fEsoLuc1 chromosome 20, fEsoLuc1.pri, whole genome shotgun sequence region TTCATATACTGGATCTGCATTACCCTACTTCggtagtttatttttatttttattgaattcaTTGATtgcattattttgcattttatttcgtTGAACATTGTCCATTTACTACAATTAAGTATTCATCAAGTGGATATTAGAGTTggctactatttattattttaagtcACGGAATGTTATGTAGGGCCTATTATAAAATTCGTTATTAATTGAGAAATGATTGAGGGGAATCAAACATTAACCGCCTTTAATTGAGCTACATCCGGAGGCTTTTTACTCTTTACTTATTTGCCTGAATTCATTTACCtttttcataaataaaatgtcaattcaTATGTTATAACCAAGTGGACGATTTAACAATATAGCAATAAACACCTGAAGCAATAAGCCTATTTCAATAAAGTCCTCGGTATACATTCATATAGCATTTTCATTAAGATAATGGCACTGAGTTTTATAGGCCTGCTAAAGCAATATGTCCTCGCCCTCATGGCAACTGTAAACTGAAGTCCAATAAAAAATATCAGGAAAGGACAGCTGTTGAGGTAACATTTTACAGTCGCTATTTTATCCTGTCTTGGACTTCACATGCGAAATGTCCACAAATTATGCACACGTTCATTCTCATAATGCTGCATGAATGTGATTTTATGTAATCCATTTTCTTGTGTATTATTCTAATGATTAGGCCTTTATTATTAAAAAGTGATTGATAACGCCTGTCTCACTCCCCAGCTTCTCCTCAGACAGGTCTGATGGGCAAGTGTCGGAGGCCCAGAACAGCCTTCACCAGCCAGCAGCTTCTACAGCTGGAGAATCAGTTCAAACTCAACAAATACCTTTCCAGACCCAAGCGGTTTGAGGTGGCCACCTCTCTAATGCTCACTGAGACACAGGTAAGCAGCTACAACAGGAAGATTATTTAAGATTTAGTAAATTCACCTGCAATTGAgtgtcattgatgttaaagaTCAGGAGTCGAGTTTATTTGACATTATTAAAATGATTCCATTGGAAATGGTACTCACCAAAGATCTCATTATGAAAATGGAATTTAAGCAGAGCAAGATATCGATGGAATGCATTATAGACTACATAGAATATACACTAACGAATTGTGgcagatgctctcatccagaaTCACTTTCAGTAGTCAGTGTTTGCCATCCTGTCCCAGTgcgggaattgaacccacaacactGTCGCACGTGCCACATTCTACCAGTTGAGCTACACAGGGTTAAGCAGCATATTGTTTGACTGGTCTGTTCAGTCCTTCCCCGGCCTAATTCTCCCATTCCGTCCAGGTGAAGATCTGGTTCCAGAACCGGCGCATGAAGTGGAAGCGGAGCCGCAAGGCCAAAGAGCAGGGCGCCCAGAGCCAGGGGGACTCGGACTGCCCGCACGGCGGAAAGCAGGGTGTCAAGACCGAGTCCGGGGTCACTTGCAGCTCTGGAACCCCGGACCGAGACCGCCAAGACGAGGAGGACCTGGAAGGCGAGGAAGAAGACGATGAAGGGGAAGACATGCTTAGTGCCGGCTTGGGGTCTCGTCCGACAGATTTCCTGAGGCACAATGCGACGGAGCTCGGCTACAGCTCTCAGGGATCCTACTCGGATGATGAATTAGAGCAGGCCCGACCGGGGTTGGAGCGGAGGGTGACCGCAGGGCTATGAGGAGACGGGATTCCATGGGGGCATCCCAACTGGCACCATATCCCCTAAATAGTGCTCATAGAT contains the following coding sequences:
- the mnx2a gene encoding motor neuron and pancreas homeobox 2a; the encoded protein is MAKSKNFGIDALLAHRVDRDSFPGLCSEDNPVSCHRSETPSPRRTSNGIHIQAGLIPKPGVMNFSHTGLSQLSQGGFPGMYPTHMYPIAALGGQHPAFTYPGFAHLAQPYPEHLKAAAMSGFPLEHWIRAGMVMPRLGDYCASPQTGLMGKCRRPRTAFTSQQLLQLENQFKLNKYLSRPKRFEVATSLMLTETQVKIWFQNRRMKWKRSRKAKEQGAQSQGDSDCPHGGKQGVKTESGVTCSSGTPDRDRQDEEDLEGEEEDDEGEDMLSAGLGSRPTDFLRHNATELGYSSQGSYSDDELEQARPGLERRVTAGL